The following proteins come from a genomic window of Rhizobium sp. 007:
- a CDS encoding FAD-binding oxidoreductase, translating to MTRHVIKRLPIDTGTSGWEAISERAFPATALDRDATADWLIIGAGFAGLSAARRLSRLRPQDKIIVLEARELAKGPAGRNSGFMIDVPHNLSAGEYSVADEQATRNEIRQNRLAIAFAADVAAEYDLSRDTFDPSGKVNAAASDRGLGLNDNYRKSLEKIGEEHRVLDADQMLEMTGSRYYRGGLYTPGAVMIQPADYIRGLARGLRSKVTIYEHSPVLELSREGKSWKAISNHGSVSAPKVILGVNGHVESFGHFRGRLMHIFTYASMTAAFSQNEFAGDVTGADRWALLPADPMGATVRKITTDGRSRIVIRTRFTYDPGLKVSERRVAGVAAEQRRSFDARFPALESLPMEYSWAGALCLSRNHVPAFGEVEEGLFSACCENGLGTVKSTLAGMMAADLATGAASPELDKYKNQPEPSRLPPEPVAWLGVNSVIRFQELRAGREG from the coding sequence ATGACCCGGCATGTGATCAAGCGTCTGCCGATCGACACCGGCACTTCGGGATGGGAGGCGATCAGCGAACGCGCCTTTCCCGCAACGGCGCTTGATCGAGACGCTACGGCTGACTGGCTTATCATCGGCGCTGGATTTGCCGGCCTGTCGGCGGCGCGGCGCCTCTCGCGATTGCGCCCCCAAGACAAGATTATCGTCCTGGAGGCTCGTGAACTTGCGAAGGGACCGGCCGGGAGGAACTCCGGCTTCATGATCGACGTGCCCCACAACCTGTCGGCAGGCGAGTACTCGGTGGCAGACGAGCAGGCAACCAGAAACGAGATCAGACAGAACCGTTTGGCGATCGCTTTTGCGGCGGACGTCGCGGCCGAATACGACCTGTCCAGGGACACGTTCGATCCGTCAGGCAAGGTCAATGCCGCGGCCTCGGACCGAGGGCTCGGCCTCAACGACAATTACCGCAAATCTCTTGAGAAGATCGGTGAAGAGCATCGCGTTCTCGATGCCGACCAGATGCTGGAAATGACGGGCTCGCGCTATTATCGCGGAGGGCTTTACACGCCAGGTGCCGTGATGATCCAGCCCGCCGATTATATCCGCGGGCTGGCGCGCGGGCTTCGATCGAAGGTTACCATCTACGAACATTCGCCGGTGCTGGAACTTTCACGCGAAGGCAAGTCTTGGAAGGCGATTTCCAACCACGGATCCGTCTCTGCGCCGAAGGTCATTTTAGGGGTGAACGGCCACGTCGAAAGCTTCGGCCACTTCCGTGGACGGCTGATGCATATCTTCACCTACGCGTCGATGACCGCCGCGTTCTCCCAGAACGAATTCGCAGGCGACGTTACCGGCGCCGATCGATGGGCGCTGCTGCCGGCAGATCCCATGGGGGCGACCGTTCGCAAGATCACCACCGATGGCCGTTCGAGGATCGTCATCAGGACGAGGTTCACATACGACCCAGGTCTCAAGGTGTCGGAGAGGCGGGTTGCCGGCGTGGCTGCCGAGCAGCGCCGGTCGTTCGATGCCCGTTTCCCCGCACTGGAAAGCCTGCCGATGGAATATAGCTGGGCCGGTGCGCTGTGCCTCAGCCGGAACCATGTGCCGGCATTCGGCGAGGTGGAAGAGGGCCTTTTTTCGGCGTGCTGCGAGAATGGTCTCGGCACCGTCAAGAGCACGCTTGCGGGCATGATGGCGGCCGATCTGGCGACCGGCGCTGCTAGCCCCGAACTCGACAAATACAAGAATCAACCGGAACCGAGCAGACTGCCCCCCGAGCCCGTCGCGTGGCTGGGTGTCAATTCGGTCATCCGCTTTCAGGAATTGCGTGCAGGCCGCGAGGGATGA
- a CDS encoding glycine betaine ABC transporter substrate-binding protein, whose product MKALWKALCAAAMIAMSMLPAHAEKKTINMGTLSWEDLTPITGITKKVLEDAGYTVKVTEFSEWGIAYAALAKGDIQVLASQTDYVAQDYWDKNKNRLEKISPVSHGLYQGVAVPKYVPIDSLEQLNENADKFGGKIIGIEPGSGLMRDTSNAVKDYDIKLQLVEGSTAAMTAALKSAYDRKEWVAVTIWEPSWMVQKYEVKYLKDPKGVFPPPQSYYWIGQKGFSEENPHAREVMASVYVPLADITTINGEVKDGKTMDQAVQDWIGAHANLIKRWENIKKY is encoded by the coding sequence ATGAAGGCTTTGTGGAAGGCGCTCTGCGCCGCTGCGATGATCGCAATGAGCATGCTTCCAGCGCATGCGGAAAAAAAGACGATCAACATGGGCACGCTGTCGTGGGAAGACCTGACGCCCATCACCGGAATAACAAAGAAGGTTCTTGAGGACGCCGGCTACACCGTGAAGGTGACCGAGTTCTCCGAATGGGGCATTGCCTATGCCGCTCTTGCCAAGGGCGACATCCAGGTGCTCGCCTCTCAGACGGACTACGTCGCCCAGGACTACTGGGACAAGAACAAGAACCGTCTGGAAAAGATTTCGCCCGTCTCGCACGGTCTCTACCAGGGCGTTGCCGTTCCTAAATATGTCCCGATCGATTCGCTCGAACAGCTCAACGAAAACGCCGATAAGTTCGGCGGCAAGATCATCGGGATCGAACCGGGCTCCGGCCTCATGCGCGACACGTCGAACGCGGTCAAGGACTACGATATCAAGCTGCAGCTTGTCGAAGGCAGCACGGCGGCGATGACGGCGGCGCTGAAATCCGCCTACGACCGCAAGGAATGGGTCGCGGTGACGATTTGGGAACCGTCGTGGATGGTCCAGAAGTATGAGGTGAAGTACCTGAAGGACCCCAAGGGCGTCTTCCCGCCACCGCAGAGCTACTACTGGATCGGTCAAAAGGGCTTTTCGGAAGAGAACCCGCATGCACGTGAAGTGATGGCCAGCGTCTACGTTCCACTCGCCGACATCACCACCATCAATGGCGAGGTCAAGGATGGCAAGACGATGGACCAGGCTGTCCAGGACTGGATCGGCGCCCATGCCAATCTGATCAAGCGCTGGGAAAACATCAAGAAATACTAA
- a CDS encoding glycine betaine/L-proline ABC transporter ATP-binding protein, with protein sequence MKTANVDTNEVLIDCQSLWKVFGDKSSAAMKSIAERGLNKKQVLKEFNCVVGVSDASIQVRRGEIFCVMGLSGSGKSTLIRLLNKLITPSAGKVLVKGRDLAALSPVDLRQMRARNIGMVFQSVALLPHRTVLENAAFGLEVQGIAKPERNATASAALEKVGLADWVNRYPRELSGGMQQRVGLARALAADPEIILMDEPFSALDPLIRRQLQDEFRQLTKALGKSAVFITHDLDEAIRIGDRIAIMKDGVIIQTGTAEEIILNPADAYVAEFVAGISRLHLIKAHSVMRSVTDFQRSEPNSDISSLARTTPDADIDELITLTMQSERDAIAVVDNDQVVGVVTPRSLLMGVKGTSTNDLAAA encoded by the coding sequence ATGAAAACCGCAAATGTCGATACCAATGAAGTCCTGATTGACTGCCAATCCCTCTGGAAGGTCTTCGGAGACAAGTCCTCTGCCGCGATGAAGTCCATCGCCGAGCGCGGTCTCAACAAAAAACAGGTCCTGAAGGAATTCAACTGCGTTGTCGGCGTATCCGATGCGAGCATCCAGGTGCGGCGCGGTGAAATCTTCTGCGTCATGGGACTGTCGGGGAGCGGAAAGTCGACGCTCATCCGTCTCCTCAACAAGCTGATCACGCCCAGTGCGGGAAAGGTCCTGGTGAAGGGACGGGACTTGGCTGCCTTGTCACCTGTTGATCTCAGGCAGATGCGCGCCCGCAATATCGGAATGGTTTTTCAGAGTGTGGCGCTCCTGCCGCACAGGACGGTCCTGGAGAACGCGGCCTTCGGCCTTGAGGTGCAGGGAATTGCCAAGCCCGAGCGAAACGCCACGGCGAGTGCGGCTTTGGAGAAGGTCGGCCTTGCCGACTGGGTGAACCGCTATCCCAGAGAACTTTCCGGCGGCATGCAGCAACGCGTCGGTCTTGCCCGCGCGCTTGCGGCCGACCCCGAAATCATCCTCATGGACGAGCCGTTCAGCGCGCTCGATCCCCTTATCCGGCGCCAGCTTCAGGATGAGTTCAGACAACTCACCAAAGCCCTGGGCAAGTCCGCGGTTTTCATCACTCATGATCTGGACGAGGCCATCCGTATCGGCGATCGCATCGCCATCATGAAGGATGGTGTGATCATCCAGACCGGCACGGCCGAGGAGATCATTCTCAATCCCGCCGATGCTTACGTCGCCGAATTCGTCGCCGGCATATCCCGCCTTCATCTGATCAAGGCACATTCTGTCATGCGCAGCGTCACCGATTTCCAGCGAAGCGAGCCGAACTCCGACATTTCGTCTCTGGCGCGCACCACGCCCGATGCCGACATCGACGAACTCATCACGTTGACGATGCAGTCGGAGCGCGATGCCATCGCCGTCGTAGACAACGATCAGGTCGTCGGCGTGGTCACGCCACGGAGCCTGCTGATGGGCGTCAAGGGTACGTCCACAAACGATCTCGCGGCTGCGTGA
- a CDS encoding ABC transporter permease subunit, which produces MDSSGFTDIFDEWTDSALEWVSDNGEFLFDCVRWVLEGLYDAILWLLEFPPFYVVALVIALVGWRLVNAWFAILSGAALALCFFMGLWPETMSTLALVLTATVLALAIGIPTGIAAGFFTALDRFMEPGLDLIQTLPPYIYLLPAIALLGYGPATALIATVVVAMPPAIRLTSLGIRMTPREFIELGEASGITPAKMFFKIRLPFALPSIMAGINQSLMMAFGMVVIAGIVGSGGLGETIYGAIRTLDIATSINGAIAIVVLTMVLDRITQSAARLGAGRTS; this is translated from the coding sequence ATGGACAGTTCAGGCTTCACCGATATTTTTGACGAATGGACGGACTCCGCGCTCGAGTGGGTGAGTGACAACGGAGAGTTCCTGTTCGATTGCGTTCGATGGGTTCTCGAAGGGCTCTACGACGCGATCCTGTGGCTCCTGGAGTTTCCACCCTTCTACGTGGTTGCTCTCGTCATAGCGCTTGTCGGCTGGCGGCTGGTCAATGCCTGGTTTGCCATATTGAGTGGCGCTGCACTCGCGCTCTGCTTTTTCATGGGCCTTTGGCCGGAGACGATGAGCACCTTGGCTCTGGTGCTGACAGCGACCGTACTTGCGTTGGCAATCGGAATTCCGACAGGCATTGCGGCCGGGTTCTTCACCGCCCTGGATCGCTTCATGGAGCCTGGCCTGGATTTGATCCAGACGCTTCCGCCATACATCTACCTGCTGCCGGCGATCGCGCTTCTCGGCTACGGGCCGGCCACGGCGCTGATTGCGACCGTCGTCGTCGCCATGCCTCCTGCCATCCGGCTGACGTCTCTTGGCATCCGAATGACGCCCAGGGAGTTCATCGAGCTCGGCGAGGCAAGCGGCATCACGCCAGCCAAGATGTTCTTCAAGATCCGCCTTCCGTTTGCGCTTCCCAGCATCATGGCAGGGATCAATCAAAGCCTGATGATGGCATTCGGCATGGTCGTCATCGCAGGTATCGTCGGATCCGGCGGGCTCGGGGAAACGATCTACGGCGCGATCCGAACGCTCGATATCGCAACCTCGATCAACGGGGCGATCGCCATCGTGGTTCTCACCATGGTGCTTGACCGGATAACCCAGAGCGCAGCACGCCTCGGTGCGGGGAGGACGTCATGA
- a CDS encoding ABC transporter permease subunit, with the protein MNPSTFQFSPGAFLAPAVDWLNANLHPLFAAISYVVEAVLSSIEAALLFVPPYALIATVIVLAFVAVGLRAAILAGLCLGFCLLVGLWTASMQTVALVTVAVLISVLIAFPIGVLCSRHKTLEAMVRPVLDVMQTVPPWVYLIPAVMIFSLGRVPAIIATIVYGIPPMLRLTTLAFNQVPKEFMELGSAIGAHPRSVLWKIEIPLAKQTLLVGLNQCILLSLAMVVLAGLVGAGGLGAEVTRGLTRMEMGLGLRAGLAIVAVALLLDRLSRGLFNRNSLSKAG; encoded by the coding sequence ATGAACCCTTCAACCTTTCAGTTTTCGCCTGGCGCCTTCCTGGCCCCAGCAGTCGATTGGCTCAACGCCAACCTTCATCCTTTGTTCGCTGCGATCAGCTACGTTGTCGAAGCGGTTCTGTCTTCAATAGAGGCCGCACTCCTTTTCGTGCCGCCCTATGCTTTGATTGCGACTGTCATCGTTTTGGCATTCGTGGCGGTCGGCCTCCGTGCCGCAATCCTTGCGGGCCTTTGCCTCGGCTTCTGCCTGCTCGTGGGGCTGTGGACGGCCTCGATGCAGACAGTCGCTCTGGTTACCGTTGCCGTGTTGATATCCGTTCTCATCGCGTTTCCGATCGGCGTGCTATGCTCGCGCCACAAGACCTTGGAGGCAATGGTTCGTCCGGTTCTCGACGTGATGCAGACGGTTCCGCCGTGGGTCTATCTCATCCCGGCGGTCATGATCTTCAGCCTCGGACGGGTGCCGGCAATTATCGCCACCATCGTCTATGGCATTCCGCCAATGCTGCGTTTGACGACACTGGCATTCAACCAGGTGCCGAAGGAGTTCATGGAGCTTGGCAGCGCCATCGGCGCCCATCCGCGATCGGTGCTTTGGAAGATCGAGATCCCCCTGGCCAAGCAGACGCTTCTTGTCGGGCTCAACCAGTGCATTCTTCTGTCTCTGGCGATGGTCGTGTTGGCTGGTCTCGTGGGAGCAGGTGGTCTCGGCGCAGAGGTGACGCGCGGTTTGACACGTATGGAGATGGGGCTTGGGTTGCGAGCCGGCCTGGCAATCGTCGCCGTCGCGCTGCTGCTGGACCGGTTGTCCCGTGGCTTGTTTAATCGCAACAGCCTTTCAAAGGCGGGATGA
- a CDS encoding GlxA family transcriptional regulator has protein sequence MRPEDFRPGDATEPPKRLKVGFVLARSFTLSAFALFVDTLRLASDEADRSGRVLADWQVLGSTRHLITSSCGVQVAPTSDFVDPSRFDYIVVVGGLLRVERPVDQDTVAFLKRASVQKVPLIGLCTGTFILADAGLMTRHETCVSWLHAKSFRESFPDLPVRSDRLFNLDRQRGSCVGGSSAADMAALLVRRYISREAERNALEVLQIERARSPADVQPRRPLHENYDDARVRAAMITMEQHLEDGISIPALAASVGLSRRQLERVFLEKTGMSPAQAYTRVRMERAKSLLAHSRLPMIEIALDVGFENASHFTRTFKRIFGQTPSQLRATTVGVH, from the coding sequence ATGCGACCAGAAGATTTCCGACCCGGCGATGCGACCGAGCCACCTAAGCGTCTCAAGGTGGGCTTCGTTCTGGCTCGATCGTTTACGCTTTCGGCCTTTGCGCTGTTCGTCGATACCTTGCGCCTGGCGAGTGACGAAGCTGATCGTTCCGGAAGGGTCCTTGCCGACTGGCAAGTCCTGGGAAGTACCAGACATCTGATTACATCGAGCTGCGGTGTCCAGGTCGCTCCCACGTCGGACTTCGTCGATCCGTCCCGTTTCGACTACATCGTCGTGGTTGGCGGGCTGCTTCGCGTGGAACGGCCTGTTGACCAGGACACGGTTGCCTTCCTGAAGCGGGCCTCCGTCCAGAAGGTACCGCTGATTGGGCTTTGCACCGGTACGTTCATTCTTGCGGACGCGGGACTGATGACACGTCACGAGACGTGCGTAAGCTGGCTGCATGCCAAGAGTTTCCGGGAGAGTTTTCCCGATCTTCCGGTGCGGTCGGATCGGCTTTTCAATCTCGATCGCCAGCGCGGATCTTGCGTAGGCGGAAGTAGCGCCGCCGACATGGCCGCCTTGCTCGTGCGGCGCTATATCAGCCGGGAGGCGGAGCGAAACGCCTTGGAGGTTCTGCAGATCGAAAGGGCTCGGTCTCCTGCAGATGTGCAGCCCCGCCGGCCGCTCCATGAGAACTATGACGATGCGCGCGTGAGGGCCGCGATGATCACGATGGAACAGCATCTGGAAGACGGGATCTCGATCCCGGCGCTGGCGGCGTCGGTGGGACTGTCGCGGCGCCAACTCGAGCGCGTATTTCTTGAGAAGACGGGAATGTCGCCGGCCCAGGCCTATACCCGTGTGCGCATGGAGCGTGCAAAGTCATTGCTGGCCCATTCAAGACTGCCGATGATCGAGATTGCCCTCGACGTCGGTTTCGAAAACGCGTCGCATTTCACCAGAACGTTCAAGCGCATATTCGGACAGACTCCCTCCCAGCTTCGCGCGACGACCGTGGGCGTTCACTAA
- a CDS encoding LysR substrate-binding domain-containing protein: MTGLTAFEAVARLGSFTKAARELGVTQAAVSRQIHLLEESLGFPLFRRLHRKIEATDKGRSLSAAATTAFNLMADTIAEIKRDESHEGLTISASVAFSHFWLLPKIASFSRKHPEIPLRIISQDNAVSLDGGDVDLAIRYGNGMWSDGRAELLFEDEIFPVCSPDYQEKLEGFADLHDLTRHPLISSDTEDPSWTGWDEWFAAFAIQAPRRPSGLRCSFYTEAIYAALNGQGIALGWKRLVQNLLDQKALVRLTEDSITTRNGYFVIEPSRSAKNARVAQFVEWLKHEARDCEPDR, encoded by the coding sequence TTGACCGGATTGACAGCATTTGAGGCTGTTGCCCGGTTAGGGAGCTTCACGAAGGCGGCGCGCGAATTGGGCGTCACGCAAGCAGCCGTCAGCCGTCAGATCCATCTGCTGGAAGAAAGCCTTGGATTTCCGCTCTTCCGGCGCTTGCATCGAAAGATCGAAGCCACAGACAAAGGTCGCTCGCTCTCTGCGGCTGCAACAACGGCCTTTAACCTCATGGCCGACACAATCGCGGAGATAAAGAGGGACGAGAGCCACGAAGGCCTTACAATCTCGGCTAGCGTCGCCTTCTCCCATTTCTGGTTATTGCCGAAGATCGCCTCATTTTCCAGAAAGCACCCTGAGATCCCGCTACGGATCATCTCTCAGGACAATGCTGTAAGCCTCGATGGAGGCGATGTCGATTTGGCGATCCGGTACGGAAATGGGATGTGGTCAGACGGTAGAGCCGAGCTACTCTTCGAGGACGAGATTTTCCCAGTCTGCAGCCCGGACTACCAGGAGAAGCTGGAGGGGTTTGCAGACCTGCACGACCTAACGCGGCATCCTCTCATCAGCTCTGATACTGAAGATCCAAGCTGGACCGGATGGGACGAGTGGTTCGCCGCCTTTGCAATCCAGGCCCCAAGGCGGCCGTCGGGACTGCGATGCAGCTTTTATACGGAAGCCATCTACGCAGCCTTGAACGGTCAGGGCATCGCGCTGGGGTGGAAGCGTCTTGTCCAAAACCTGTTGGATCAGAAGGCTCTGGTGAGGCTGACCGAGGATTCGATCACAACGCGAAACGGCTATTTCGTCATCGAGCCGTCGCGCAGCGCCAAGAATGCTCGCGTCGCACAGTTTGTCGAGTGGCTGAAACATGAAGCGCGCGACTGCGAACCGGACCGGTAG
- the putA gene encoding trifunctional transcriptional regulator/proline dehydrogenase/L-glutamate gamma-semialdehyde dehydrogenase: protein MSSQSNKIHKDNTLPDPMPFSLFAPPIRAQTPLRQAITAAYRRPEPECLPPLVEAARAPSSAKADAAKTARRLIEALRAKHKGTGVEGLVHEYSLSSQEGVALMCLAEALLRIPDAETRDALIRDKIAEGDWKSHLGGTKSMFVNAATWGLVVTGKLTSTVNDRSLAAALTRLIARAGEPVIRRGVDMAMRMMGEQFVTGETIDEALKRARPLEARGFRYSYDMLGEAATTAVDAERYYRDYEAAIRAIGKASNGRGIYEGPGISIKLSALHPRYARAQADRVMGELLPRVKQLALLAKKYDIGLNIDAEEADRLELSLDLLEELSLDQDLSGWNGLGFVVQAYGKRCPFVLDYIIDLARRSGRRIMVRLVKGAYWDAEIKRAQLDGLEDFPVFTRKVHTDVSYIACARKLLAAVDFVFPQFATHNAQTLATIYHLAGPEFQVGKYEFQCLHGMGEPLYDEVVGKAKLNRPCRIYAPVGTHETLLAYLVRRLLENGANSSFVNRISDPNVSVDELVADPVDVVEAMPVVGMPHDQIALPAALFGKDRLNSKGIDLSNEAALAELSANLATTLSRNFHAVPLLADGSQDGETRPIANPADHSDIVGHVTELKVDDAPRVARMAADGVAEWAALSPRERAACLDRAADIMQARIEILMAIAMREAGKSAANAVGEVREAIDFLRYYADQARKTLGPAHPPLGAIVCISPWNFPLAIFTGQVAAALVAGNSVMAKPAGVTPIIAFESVKILHEAGVPRGALQFVPGSGRLGAALVAAPETAGVMFTGSTEVARQIQAQLSERLSPAGKPIPLIAETGGQNGMIVDSSALAEQVVADVIASAFDSAGQRCSALRVLCLQDDVADRTLAMLKGALKELRIGRTDRLNIDVGPVISEQAKAEIDQHIERMRSLGCKVEQLPLPDTAALGTFVPPTIIELKQMSDLTREVFGPVLHVIRYRREDLDRLIDDINNSGYGLTFGLHTRLDETIEHVTGRVKAGNLYVNRNIIGAVVGVQPFGGRGLSGTGPKAGGPLYIGRLVQRAPVPPQHSSVHTDPALRDFASWLGRKGHNAEAEAARELAAISALGLEKELAGPVGERNLYALHPRGRILLAPATATGLFRQLAAALATGNQIVIDRASNLEIALTALPASVLARVSWSSNWESDGPFSGALVEGDTERTGSINKRIAALKGPLVLVQSATTDELAKDHEAYCLNWLLEEVSISINTAAAGGNASLMTIG, encoded by the coding sequence ATGTCGAGCCAATCCAACAAAATCCACAAGGACAACACTTTGCCGGACCCGATGCCTTTTTCGCTGTTTGCACCACCAATCAGAGCACAAACGCCTTTGCGGCAGGCAATCACCGCAGCGTATCGTCGTCCCGAGCCCGAATGCCTTCCTCCCCTCGTCGAAGCGGCACGGGCGCCTTCCTCGGCGAAGGCCGATGCGGCTAAGACCGCGCGCAGGCTCATCGAAGCCCTGCGTGCCAAGCACAAGGGTACCGGGGTCGAGGGGCTTGTGCATGAATATTCTCTCTCAAGCCAGGAGGGTGTCGCCCTCATGTGCCTTGCCGAAGCCCTGCTGCGCATCCCCGACGCTGAAACCCGCGACGCGCTGATCCGCGACAAGATCGCCGAGGGAGACTGGAAGTCGCATCTGGGGGGCACGAAGTCGATGTTTGTGAATGCCGCGACCTGGGGCCTGGTGGTCACCGGTAAGCTGACGTCCACCGTCAACGACCGCAGCCTGGCTGCAGCGCTTACCCGTCTCATCGCGCGTGCCGGCGAGCCTGTGATCCGCCGTGGCGTCGACATGGCGATGCGCATGATGGGCGAACAGTTCGTCACCGGCGAGACGATCGACGAGGCGCTGAAGCGCGCCCGGCCGCTCGAAGCCCGCGGCTTCCGCTACTCCTACGACATGCTCGGAGAAGCTGCCACAACTGCTGTAGATGCAGAACGCTATTATCGCGACTACGAGGCAGCGATCCGTGCGATCGGCAAGGCCTCCAATGGCCGCGGCATATATGAAGGGCCTGGAATATCCATCAAACTCTCGGCGCTGCATCCACGTTACGCCCGCGCGCAGGCGGACCGCGTGATGGGCGAATTGCTGCCGCGGGTAAAGCAGCTCGCGCTCCTGGCAAAGAAGTACGACATCGGTCTCAACATCGACGCCGAGGAGGCCGACAGGCTCGAACTCTCTCTCGACCTGCTCGAAGAATTGAGCCTCGACCAGGATCTCAGCGGCTGGAACGGCCTCGGTTTCGTGGTGCAGGCCTATGGCAAGCGCTGCCCCTTCGTCCTCGACTACATCATTGATCTTGCCCGCCGTTCCGGTCGCCGGATAATGGTGCGGCTGGTCAAGGGCGCCTACTGGGATGCCGAAATCAAACGCGCTCAGCTCGACGGCCTTGAAGACTTTCCCGTCTTCACCCGCAAGGTTCATACCGACGTTTCCTACATTGCCTGTGCGCGCAAGCTGCTCGCTGCCGTCGATTTCGTCTTCCCGCAGTTTGCCACCCACAACGCGCAAACGCTTGCGACGATATATCATCTGGCCGGTCCGGAGTTTCAGGTTGGAAAATACGAGTTCCAATGCCTGCACGGCATGGGCGAGCCGCTCTATGACGAGGTCGTAGGCAAGGCCAAGCTTAATCGTCCGTGCCGCATCTATGCGCCAGTCGGCACGCATGAGACCTTGCTCGCCTATCTCGTCCGCCGCCTTCTCGAAAACGGCGCAAACTCATCGTTCGTAAACCGCATCTCTGATCCAAACGTCTCGGTCGATGAGCTTGTTGCAGACCCTGTGGACGTCGTCGAAGCCATGCCCGTCGTCGGCATGCCGCATGACCAGATCGCACTTCCGGCTGCGCTTTTCGGAAAGGACCGGCTCAATTCGAAGGGGATTGACCTTTCGAATGAAGCAGCCTTGGCGGAGCTTTCCGCTAATCTCGCCACCACCCTTTCCCGAAACTTCCATGCCGTGCCGTTACTCGCCGACGGCTCGCAGGACGGTGAGACACGGCCGATCGCCAATCCGGCCGATCACTCCGATATCGTGGGTCACGTTACGGAGCTCAAGGTTGACGATGCGCCCAGGGTTGCACGTATGGCTGCCGATGGTGTCGCAGAATGGGCTGCGTTGTCGCCTCGTGAGCGAGCAGCCTGCCTTGATAGAGCAGCCGACATAATGCAGGCCCGCATCGAGATACTGATGGCCATCGCCATGCGAGAAGCAGGCAAGTCAGCCGCCAACGCGGTCGGCGAAGTCCGCGAAGCGATCGACTTCCTGCGCTATTATGCCGACCAGGCACGCAAGACGCTCGGTCCAGCGCATCCACCGCTCGGCGCGATCGTCTGCATCAGCCCCTGGAATTTCCCGCTGGCGATCTTCACGGGCCAGGTGGCGGCCGCCCTCGTTGCCGGCAATTCGGTGATGGCAAAACCCGCGGGCGTCACCCCGATCATCGCGTTTGAAAGCGTGAAAATCCTGCATGAAGCCGGCGTGCCGCGCGGCGCGCTGCAGTTCGTGCCCGGCAGCGGCCGCCTGGGAGCCGCACTGGTGGCGGCCCCGGAAACGGCAGGGGTCATGTTCACCGGCTCGACCGAGGTCGCCCGTCAAATCCAGGCCCAGCTAAGTGAGCGCCTCTCGCCGGCCGGAAAACCAATACCGCTGATTGCGGAAACGGGCGGACAGAATGGGATGATCGTGGATTCGTCGGCGCTCGCCGAGCAGGTCGTTGCCGACGTGATTGCCTCCGCCTTCGACAGCGCCGGCCAGCGTTGCTCGGCTTTGCGCGTGCTTTGCCTCCAGGATGATGTCGCCGACAGGACGCTCGCCATGTTGAAGGGGGCGTTGAAGGAGCTCAGGATCGGGCGCACCGACCGGCTCAACATCGACGTCGGACCGGTGATTTCCGAGCAGGCAAAGGCCGAGATCGACCAACACATCGAACGGATGCGCTCGCTCGGCTGCAAGGTGGAGCAATTGCCGCTTCCCGACACTGCCGCTCTTGGCACCTTCGTTCCGCCGACGATCATCGAACTGAAGCAGATGTCAGACCTGACTCGCGAAGTGTTCGGACCTGTACTGCATGTCATCCGCTATCGCCGCGAAGATCTCGATCGCTTGATCGACGATATCAACAATTCCGGTTACGGCCTCACTTTCGGGCTCCATACGCGACTGGACGAGACAATCGAGCACGTTACGGGACGGGTGAAGGCGGGCAATCTCTACGTCAACCGCAACATCATCGGCGCGGTGGTCGGCGTCCAGCCCTTCGGCGGACGGGGCTTGTCCGGCACGGGACCCAAGGCAGGCGGGCCACTCTACATCGGCCGTCTCGTACAGCGCGCGCCCGTCCCGCCGCAACACAGTTCGGTCCATACCGACCCTGCGCTTCGCGATTTTGCATCCTGGCTGGGCCGGAAAGGCCACAACGCCGAAGCGGAAGCAGCGCGCGAGCTTGCCGCGATTTCCGCGCTCGGGCTCGAAAAGGAACTGGCGGGACCTGTGGGCGAACGAAACCTCTATGCCCTTCATCCAAGGGGGAGGATCCTCCTTGCGCCGGCAACGGCAACGGGCCTTTTCCGTCAGCTTGCGGCGGCATTGGCCACCGGAAACCAGATTGTGATCGATCGTGCGTCAAACCTTGAGATCGCCCTCACCGCGCTTCCAGCGTCCGTTTTGGCCAGGGTCTCCTGGAGTTCGAATTGGGAATCCGACGGACCATTCTCCGGCGCCCTGGTCGAAGGGGATACCGAACGCACAGGCTCGATCAACAAAAGGATTGCCGCCTTGAAGGGTCCTCTTGTCCTCGTTCAGTCGGCCACGACCGATGAACTCGCAAAAGATCACGAGGCATATTGCCTCAATTGGCTGCTGGAAGAGGTTTCGATTTCGATCAACACGGCTGCGGCCGGCGGCAATGCAAGCCTTATGACGATCGGCTGA